From Acinetobacter lwoffii, a single genomic window includes:
- a CDS encoding VOC family protein → MNIAKNTICLWYDDDAEGAARFYAETFPNSSVGAINLAPGDYPSGKEGDVITVEFTVMGVACIGLNGGPDFQHNEAFSFQVATEDQEETDRYWNAIVGNGGQESECGWCKDKWGISWQITPMVLINACNSPDRAAAKRAFNAMMTMKKIDVAVIEAAFRG, encoded by the coding sequence ATGAATATTGCGAAGAACACCATCTGCCTTTGGTACGATGACGATGCCGAAGGTGCAGCACGATTTTATGCAGAAACCTTTCCAAACTCCTCAGTTGGCGCGATCAATCTTGCACCCGGAGATTATCCCTCCGGAAAAGAAGGCGATGTTATCACCGTCGAATTTACGGTGATGGGCGTTGCCTGCATTGGACTGAATGGTGGCCCTGACTTTCAACACAATGAAGCATTTTCATTTCAGGTGGCGACTGAAGACCAAGAAGAAACAGACCGATACTGGAATGCCATTGTTGGCAATGGCGGTCAGGAAAGCGAGTGTGGATGGTGTAAAGACAAGTGGGGTATTTCCTGGCAGATTACGCCAATGGTCCTGATCAACGCCTGTAACAGTCCTGACCGTGCTGCGGCCAAGCGCGCATTTAATGCGATGATGACCATGAAGAAAATTGATGTTGCCGTGATTGAAGCCGCTTTTCGTGGTTGA